TGCTGGTTTTCATGGCACGGGGTATTGGCTTCACGCTCAAATGCGTGACACTGGCGCCGGCCGTCtcctgctgcagttgctgccgttgctcgTCATCAAACTCAAGATCACCCGGATCGGATATATCCGAAATGTCTTCAAACACCTCGTTCTCCAGCTCACCGCCAGCATCAAGATCCGCGGCGCGTACCGTACGCTCGTTGCCGCTATTACTGCCAGAGCTGAGCTTGGCCACTGCCCGCGCCGTCTTCTCCTTCTCCCGCTGCTGCACAATGGCATCCACGGCCAGCCACTCGCTCATTGTGGTCTCATAGTAGTGTTTGCACGTCTCATCCTGCTTGGTTCGCTCCGCCTGTGTTGTGCCAAATGCATAGTGGCCAAGCAGATACGGCCACACCTCCTTACGCAGTTCCGGCTGCACTCCGCCAAAGTAGATCAGGCGATAAAACTCCGTAGAGTTATTTAGCATGCCGTCCGCATTGAGCAGTTCCCAGCGCTCCTTGGTCAGGCCCTCCTCGTCGGCTTTCACTTTTGATTGGAAAAAAGTACCAACAAATTAACAGTGCTGAtttaaaaaactataaaaatgcattataATGCAACAATACTTATTTCTTAAAAAGATTTAAGTTTATCTAAGCGTAGCATTTAAACAAAAGGTTATTCCCAAATTCAACTTGACAGCTGAATCTTTTACTAATATAATCTTTTGCGCTGTGCACACCAAGTTGcaaaattccacccgcaagtgtggaaTTTAAGTGGAAAACGCatgtattataataataaattataataagagtacaataatattaattatattacttTTACTCATTTCGGCTGTCTTTATGCATAGACAAAACTTACAATGTTCACCTTCCTATTAACTCTACCTTATGTGGCGTACATAAGGGAACTTTGAATGGGGTTATTTGAAAGTTTcacccgcaagtgtggaatataagtgaaaaatgtttgtgtacatttttattgacCTTCAAATCGGCGTAAGACTGATTCCTAAAGATTTCTATGAACATGTATTTGAGACGTGATTCGTATTTTCTTGGCAAGTTGCGGCCCAAggcattaatattaatttcgTTCGAAAATGTATGAGTACATGTTTTACCGATTGGCCAGAAAACATTTGCTGCAAACTTTTTGTGTTTCACTCGAACGACTTTGCACGTGTTTTAGTTTAAAAATAGTTTCTTTGCTTGAAGCACGAAAAGTAAAGTTTTTTGCTTTCAGTTTTATctcttcagttttttttttatttttttcagaaAGGCGCATAGcttatgcgtatatatataaaccaaAAACCACTACCCATCTTTTTAGGTGACTATAGTTTTCACCAAAAAGCCAAAGTTTGTAAATTTCCAAATATAATGTTTGAGACTTTGGAAAAATGTGATCTATCCTAAAGAATAATGCAAATTTCCCCAGATATGTTGCtaagaatttcaatttgatttttgttacATAACTCAATTAATGAATAGGTTAGGCAGTCAAAAACTCACTCTCTGGTGTTATGCGTCCGTGCACCAGACCCGACAGGTGTGTCCGTACGGTGGACAAATGCCGACAGTAGGCCAGCCAGCCGTAGAAGGCGCGCGAGATAATCTGACGACGCATCGTGGAGCAGACCATTTCGATGCTGGCGTTTTGgttgtgctgctgcagcaatgGGGATTCCATCGGATACTGATCAATGGATAAGCTCTTATTCGAGCAGTCGCTGCTGCCCGTAGTGGAGCAGCTGCTCAGTTGAGCACGCCTTGGAGTGCTGCGGACAAAGTCCAGAATGGAATGCGTAGCAGctggaaaaaaaatatgagaGAGAAACCAAGAAATCAGCAAAATCCAATTCAATGGCAATTCAATGGCCCGGAACCTACCAAACTCCTCGTGCCGACTCTTGCTGACAATGCGAAAGACATAATCAATGGGCGTCTCATCCACCGATTCCATGACCGAGGGCAGAATGCGACGGCGCATGCTTTTCGGCCAAAGAAACATTTTGCCAATGCCGCGCTGCGACCAGAGTGGCGGATCGAGCTGGCCATGCGGCAGCAGACCCGTTTCCAAGCAGCTGAGAAACTGCTGCATGTGCCCGCCCTCCGGAAAATGGATGGGCGGACGCTGTACGCCGTCCTGACCCACCAGTATAACTGTGCCGCCGCTGTCCTCGCCGCGACTCTGATGACAGTGCACATAGACAATCTCGTCCACATTGATGTTGAGCGCATGTGCCCAGTAGGCCTCCTTGTCGATTTCCTCGTCGTCGGTGTCATTGTAGCCGTTCATTAGCTGATTTGGTGTCCATTTGATGGTCAACGTTTGGATGTGCTGGTGCAGACTCAAATATCCGGGCATCAGCTCGGACACATCCTTGGGCAGCACATGCACATTGTTCTTGCCATAGAGTAGCGTGGCCTTCGCATTCTGATGCAGTGACTCCACATAATCCTTGGCCACCGTGGCTGAAGCAATCGATTTAAATGAACAGCTGCTGGCATCATCCGAGCTGGTGTTCAAGCTACGTTTAAAGTTTATTATCGCTGGCCGCGAACAGGTGGAAGAGGAGCGACGACAGCTGATCCGATGACGTTGCACCTGGAACGCCAATCGGTTGAGAGATTATACGTTATACATGGAGATCAGTATAAGATCTGATCCATACCAGCTCATCGGCATGCGGATCGGTCCAATAGTGATCGGCAGTTTTGGCACGCGTAAAGTCCAAGGCGCAAGGACCCACCAGCAGGGAGCTGAGTATAGAACCATAATCTGGATCGGCCACCAACGAATCGCGATCATAATAGCTCTGCGCGTTGCTCACCAGATACTCGATGATCTTGGTCAGACGCTTCTCATACAAAGCCAAGCGTATCCATAGATATCTGCAAGTAGATATTAGCAAAGAgccagagagggagagggagagggagagagagagacaaagagaggGGGAGAAAGAGACTCAGAAgcagagaaagagaaaaatatgggggaacatagagagagagagagagagagagagagagaggaagcaagagagagaaggagagcgAAAAGGGGAGATAGATAAATAGAAGATAGCGAAaggagacagagagaaaggAATAGGATTTGAGAGaaagattataataataaatagagGGAGAGGGAAGATGAAGTGGAGACAGAGAGAGGAAGTTGGATAATCGTAAAGAAATAAattgagaaagagagagggtgATTTAGAAAGAGAGTAAGAGTTAGCAAGTCCAGAAAATGCTACTCACTTCATGGTGACCAACGACATGCTCGAGGTGCTGGCGCTGACTGACACCGATGCCGTTACCGAGGCGGATGTGGAGCCGGATGCGGTTGATGTGGTTGCATTGGTGGTCGACAtggagttgctgctgctcttcttGAGCATTGGCGGCCGATTGAAGCTGTCGCTGCTCGACGAAGAACGCTTGTTGGGATCGCTGGCCTCGATCTCCTGGACCAGCTTGCTGATATGCTCCGCCTCGGCACAGGTCTTGGCTATCTTGTGCAACAGCGCTGTCGTCGATGAGGTCTTGAACAGGCCCAGGGCACGACGGCGCAGTCCCTGGCTGAGGCAGGCCTCGACAGCGGCACAGAGCGATGTCACCGAGCTGCTGTCCTCGTGCACATACTTCCTGGTGACCGCCTCCTCCATCAGTTGCTTCACCTCCTTCTTAACGCTGGCAATGAGCCGCTCCTTATAGTCGACGCCATCTGTAAATGCCAGCAGGCAAAAGAGTCAACATTAACGTTCGACTGCCAACTGTGCATGCCACGCGAATCTCATAAAAGTAAACCCCGCGGGGCCTTAAAACGAAATCACAGCACTGATGCCCCTTCCCCGCACCCCGCTCGCCCATCCGCTTGCCCATTGTCGCCATTACGCTCTGAAACTCAATATGCTCAACATGCGTTGACAGCCGGCAACAGGCAGCGGGCAACGGGCAGCGGATAGCGAgcaacgggcaacgggcaacgggcaacggTCACCCACCAAGCACCctacattaaattaaaacagACGACCCATGTGCCCAGTCGCTAGGCAGACTACAGCCACACCTAACTAACACCACGCTGATGGCGGGCATCCAGTGCTTGGCAAATGCTAATGGCGTTTGCACTCAAAAATTCATGATGGCTTCCGGCTAcgtataatttaattttcattaattgtTTTCCATTTCCCCCACCAACAGCACCCAATGCAAATGCCAGGCAGTACGACCAGAGCTATTGAGATGTAAACACTGAATCTGTCTGTCGTATCTGCACTGAGCAAAATAAGTGAGCAGCTTCTTAAACAAAGAACATAAACTCAGCTTTTAAATCTGAGTAAATcctattcatatatgtatataatatgttCTCTAAAGCAAACTTGGCCTGTAAGAGTTCAACCATGCTCCTACTATATCAAGTAGCGCTATAGGATAAATGGGTCGACATAAGGACATTTCTTAGAATTTTCCAGTTCATCGACAACCTTCACAAGTGGCCTAGCATGTCTGCAAAACTCTATGCCGTAAGTTTGAAAGAGTATTAatctttcttcttaatctttctttttgttttctattattgCTTTCAGTGTCAGTGGACAGGCTGAAGAGAAACTGTCAGGTGAAACAATCAAGAGATTAACTGCTGAAGGATGCAGTTACAGCAGCCGTAATATAATCTATATAATTTACACTAAGACTAAGACAGAGGCTGTGCGTAATAGAAATTGCGAAATGAAATTTCATTTCGCGCTGCAGAAATGAAAGCAGGCATAAATGGGACGGCAGCTGCTGATTTGCAGGTCTCTAAATAAATCGCCAGAACAAACGATACGCAGCATGcttatgcatatatttgcGAAACATTTCGCACTTATTAAGCGGACAGCACAGACAGCTTGCAACTGCCACAAGTACACAGTTAAAGCTGCGTCTAGGGGCAGCCATACGTTGGGAAGCCAGTGGGACACTGCCAGCAGGGTGTTGCGGCTATTATGTGCCGGTCTGGCGACAATACCCTGTCTGGTATGCAATGGCGCAGGGACAGGACAGGAGAGGGCAGGACAGGGCAGTCCAGTCCGTGCCACATGCTGAAATGAAATGCGTACACGAATGCCATGAGTGCAACATGCTGCTAACTGGCTGGCTGGCGTCATTCCATCATAAAAGAAACGAAGGGCGAGAATGGAAGTGCGTGGGTGGTTATTTAATTGCTGCTCTTTTGTTGCACCAAACACATTTGCAACAATTTCTATCACGCGTAATTAGTATTTAAATGAAGGACACCAAAGGACAAAGTTTtaataaacttatttttagTTAGAGGCAAACATTGTCACATTGACAAATGCGTACGATGTTTAGAGTCGGGTCAAAGATCAACTTTTGCTACAGTTGGCATTGcttgtgtttgcttttttttattttcttttcttgtggtttgtttttatttgtttatttgcccaCTGTTTGCGCATCAAATGAATGTAAATAACAAACAGATAATTGTTGGGTAGCCGAATGTCATGTGCACATCTTTTTATGACGACATTCGCACGAGCCTTCGCCTGGCCCTTGGACTAGGGGCGACACTGCCAGGCCCAAGTCCAAGCCCAATCCCAATGGACTGCACGGTGCGTATGTCGAAAACGTGAAGGCAAGCTCTTAAGTTCAACAATCTGTTCACATAAAAGCAACACAAACTTCA
This window of the Drosophila virilis strain 15010-1051.87 chromosome X, Dvir_AGI_RSII-ME, whole genome shotgun sequence genome carries:
- the tbc gene encoding small G protein signaling modulator 1, with the translated sequence MVQTTADGVDYKERLIASVKKEVKQLMEEAVTRKYVHEDSSSVTSLCAAVEACLSQGLRRRALGLFKTSSTTALLHKIAKTCAEAEHISKLVQEIEASDPNKRSSSSSDSFNRPPMLKKSSSNSMSTTNATTSTASGSTSASVTASVSVSASTSSMSLVTMKYLWIRLALYEKRLTKIIEYLVSNAQSYYDRDSLVADPDYGSILSSLLVGPCALDFTRAKTADHYWTDPHADELVQRHRISCRRSSSTCSRPAIINFKRSLNTSSDDASSCSFKSIASATVAKDYVESLHQNAKATLLYGKNNVHVLPKDVSELMPGYLSLHQHIQTLTIKWTPNQLMNGYNDTDDEEIDKEAYWAHALNINVDEIVYVHCHQSRGEDSGGTVILVGQDGVQRPPIHFPEGGHMQQFLSCLETGLLPHGQLDPPLWSQRGIGKMFLWPKSMRRRILPSVMESVDETPIDYVFRIVSKSRHEEFAATHSILDFVRSTPRRAQLSSCSTTGSSDCSNKSLSIDQYPMESPLLQQHNQNASIEMVCSTMRRQIISRAFYGWLAYCRHLSTVRTHLSGLVHGRITPEMKADEEGLTKERWELLNADGMLNNSTEFYRLIYFGGVQPELRKEVWPYLLGHYAFGTTQAERTKQDETCKHYYETTMSEWLAVDAIVQQREKEKTARAVAKLSSGSNSGNERTVRAADLDAGGELENEVFEDISDISDPGDLEFDDEQRQQLQQETAGASVTHLSVKPIPRAMKTSTDSGHVDEGLDDLDEEEEEEEQQQQQQQQLQEKMKNKQEEKQEMTTNMSVADKKIAAQSLDKEAQASCSTSTTSSYETVGGVPQPGDTRSVLSPEFLSADDLQAQLPDDEEGAQPQQAAAVIITNASVDIANWERSPKAGANSQMPPLSEQFENGANAPNLDALQQPKSSCASPASSNGGVYSSELLEQFGLNLHRIEKDVQRCDRNYWYFASENLDKLRNVISTYVWEHLDVGYMQGMCDLVAPLLVIFDDESLSYSCFCKLMERMIENFPSGGAMDMHFANMRSLIQILDSEMYDLMDSNGDYTHFYFCYRWFLLDFKRELIYDDVFSTWEIIWAAKHIASGHFVLFLALALLETYRDIILSNSMDFTDVIKFFNEMAERHNAQAVLQLARSLVLQLQMIIENK